Proteins from one Streptosporangium becharense genomic window:
- the leuD gene encoding 3-isopropylmalate dehydratase small subunit produces MEAFVTHTGRAVPLRRSNVDTDQIIPAVWLKQVSRTGFEKGLFSAWREDPGFVLNNPAHAGASILLAGPDFGTGSSREHAVWALQQYGFRVVIAARFGDIFRNNSTKMGLLPVVLPGDVVDSLHDEVEADPALEITVDLENREVRWGGRAVAFEIDDYTRWRLMEGLDDIGLTLRNADDIAAYENGRQSWLPTTV; encoded by the coding sequence ATGGAAGCCTTCGTCACCCACACCGGCCGGGCCGTGCCGCTGCGCCGGAGCAACGTCGACACCGACCAGATCATCCCCGCCGTCTGGCTCAAGCAGGTCAGCCGGACCGGTTTCGAGAAGGGGCTGTTCTCCGCCTGGCGCGAGGACCCCGGCTTCGTGCTGAACAACCCCGCCCACGCGGGCGCCTCGATCCTGCTCGCCGGCCCCGACTTCGGCACCGGCTCCTCCCGCGAGCACGCCGTCTGGGCCCTCCAGCAGTACGGCTTCCGGGTCGTGATCGCGGCCCGTTTCGGGGACATCTTCCGTAATAATTCCACCAAGATGGGCCTGCTCCCGGTCGTGCTGCCGGGCGACGTCGTCGACTCCCTGCACGACGAGGTGGAGGCCGACCCCGCGCTGGAGATCACCGTCGATCTGGAGAACCGCGAGGTCCGCTGGGGCGGCCGGGCGGTCGCGTTCGAGATCGACGACTACACCCGCTGGCGGCTGATGGAGGGCCTGGACGACATCGGGCTGACCCTGCGCAACGCCGATGACATCGCGGCATACGAGAATGGTCGGCAGTCATGGCTGCCGACGACCGTCTGA
- the leuC gene encoding 3-isopropylmalate dehydratase large subunit: MGRTLAEKVWEQHVVRRAEGEPDLLYIDLHLIHEVTSPQAFDGLRMAGRPVRRPDLTIATEDHNVPTVRGPINDPVSRVQVETLRKNCAEFGVRLHPMGDAGQGVVHIIGPQFGLTQPGMTIVCGDSHTSTHGAFGGIAFGIGTSEVEHVLATQTLPAYRPKTMAIEVSGELPFGVTAKDLILAIIAKIGTGGGQGHIIEYRGEAVRKLSMEGRMTVCNMSIEAGARAGMIAPDETTFEYLKGRPHAPSGADWDAAVEYWKSLVTDEDAVFDTVVEIDASTLTPFVTWGTNPGQGAPLGTAVPDPDETGDPAAARRALEYMGLTAGTPLRDVQVDTVFVGSCTNGRLEDLRAAAEVLRGRRVVTRTLIVPGSMLVKLQAEQEGLDEVFKAAGAEWREAGCSMCLGMNPDTLAPGERSASTSNRNFEGRQGKGGRTHLVSPQVAAATAVTGKLTAPADL; encoded by the coding sequence ATGGGCCGCACACTCGCGGAGAAGGTCTGGGAGCAGCACGTCGTGCGACGTGCCGAAGGAGAGCCCGATCTGCTCTACATCGACCTTCACCTGATTCACGAGGTCACCAGCCCGCAGGCGTTCGACGGCCTGCGCATGGCCGGGCGGCCCGTCCGCAGGCCCGACCTCACGATCGCCACCGAGGACCACAACGTCCCGACCGTGCGCGGCCCCATCAACGACCCGGTGTCGCGCGTGCAGGTCGAGACGCTGCGCAAGAACTGCGCGGAGTTCGGCGTCCGGCTGCACCCGATGGGCGACGCCGGCCAGGGCGTGGTGCACATCATCGGCCCGCAGTTCGGCCTGACCCAGCCCGGCATGACGATCGTGTGTGGCGATTCTCACACCTCCACCCACGGCGCCTTCGGCGGCATCGCCTTCGGCATCGGCACCTCCGAGGTCGAGCACGTGCTCGCCACGCAGACGCTCCCGGCCTACCGGCCCAAGACGATGGCCATCGAGGTCTCCGGCGAACTGCCGTTCGGGGTCACCGCCAAGGACCTGATCCTGGCGATCATCGCCAAGATCGGCACCGGCGGCGGTCAGGGCCACATCATCGAGTACCGGGGCGAGGCCGTCCGCAAGCTCTCGATGGAGGGCCGGATGACCGTCTGCAACATGTCCATCGAGGCGGGTGCCCGCGCGGGCATGATCGCTCCGGACGAGACCACCTTCGAGTACCTCAAGGGCCGCCCGCACGCGCCGTCCGGCGCCGACTGGGACGCCGCCGTCGAGTACTGGAAGTCGCTCGTCACCGACGAGGACGCGGTCTTCGACACCGTCGTGGAGATCGACGCCTCCACGCTGACCCCGTTCGTCACCTGGGGCACCAACCCGGGCCAGGGTGCTCCGCTGGGCACCGCCGTGCCGGACCCGGACGAGACCGGCGACCCGGCCGCAGCCAGGCGTGCCCTGGAGTACATGGGCCTGACCGCGGGCACCCCGCTCCGCGACGTCCAGGTCGACACGGTCTTCGTGGGCTCCTGCACCAACGGCCGGCTGGAGGATCTGCGGGCCGCGGCCGAGGTGCTCCGGGGCCGCCGGGTCGTCACCCGCACGCTGATCGTCCCCGGCTCGATGCTGGTCAAGCTCCAGGCGGAGCAGGAAGGGCTGGACGAGGTCTTCAAGGCCGCCGGCGCCGAGTGGCGCGAGGCGGGCTGCTCGATGTGCCTGGGCATGAACCCCGACACCCTCGCCCCCGGTGAGCGCAGCGCCTCCACCTCCAACCGCAACTTCGAGGGACGCCAGGGCAAGGGCGGCCGTACGCACCTCGTGTCCCCGCAGGTCGCCGCAGCGACCGCCGTCACCGGCAAACTGACCGCGCCCGCCGACCTGTAA
- the cofC gene encoding 2-phospho-L-lactate guanylyltransferase, translating into MLKAMPDPDSSAWSLVVPVKTLVAAKTRLSAAAGPHRAALAVAIACDTVEAALSCAPVVRVVVVTGDPEAAGALAEVGAHVVGDPEAGLNAALRHGAAEAVRLAPGAHVGALQADLPALRPAELALVLTAAAEFDQMFLPDAAEVGTTFYGVRPGVPFTPGFGGRSRERHLRRGAKELCLAGIDSVRRDVDTPDDLRLALALGVGPRTLSAVRRIREQDAGG; encoded by the coding sequence ATGCTTAAGGCTATGCCTGATCCGGACAGTTCAGCCTGGAGCCTCGTCGTTCCGGTCAAGACCCTGGTCGCCGCCAAGACCCGGCTGTCGGCGGCGGCCGGTCCGCACCGCGCGGCGCTGGCCGTGGCCATCGCCTGCGACACCGTGGAGGCGGCGCTGAGCTGCGCGCCCGTCGTACGGGTAGTCGTGGTGACGGGCGACCCGGAGGCGGCCGGAGCGCTCGCCGAGGTCGGCGCGCACGTGGTCGGCGACCCGGAGGCGGGGCTGAACGCGGCCCTGCGGCACGGCGCCGCGGAGGCGGTGCGGCTGGCGCCCGGCGCTCACGTCGGCGCGCTCCAGGCCGATCTGCCGGCGTTGCGACCCGCCGAGCTCGCCCTGGTGCTCACGGCGGCGGCGGAGTTCGACCAGATGTTCCTGCCCGACGCCGCCGAGGTCGGCACGACCTTCTACGGGGTACGGCCCGGTGTCCCGTTCACCCCGGGCTTCGGCGGCCGGTCGCGCGAGCGCCACCTGCGGCGCGGCGCCAAGGAGCTCTGCCTGGCCGGGATCGACTCGGTCCGCCGCGACGTGGACACCCCGGACGACCTCCGCCTCGCCCTGGCCCTCGGCGTCGGGCCCCGTACGCTCAGCGCGGTGCGGAGGATCCGCGAGCAGGACGCCGGGGGCTGA
- a CDS encoding IclR family transcriptional regulator: protein MDNSSGVGVLDKAVLVLNALEAGPASLAQLVQATGLARPTAHRLAVALEHHRIVSRDTQGRFVLGPRLSELSTAAGEDRLLAVAGPVLTQLRDLTGESAQLYRRQGDERVCVAAAERASGLRDTVPVGSALPMIAGSAAQILLAWEEPDRLHRGLRGAKFTAATLASVRRRGWAHSVGEREQGVASVSAPVRGAGGKVVAAVSVSGPIERLTRTPGRMHAAPVVSAAERITESMRRAN from the coding sequence ATGGACAACTCTAGCGGAGTCGGCGTACTCGACAAGGCCGTTCTGGTGCTCAATGCCCTTGAGGCCGGTCCGGCGTCCCTCGCCCAGCTCGTGCAGGCCACCGGCCTGGCCCGCCCCACGGCCCACCGGCTCGCCGTCGCGCTGGAGCACCACCGCATCGTCTCCCGCGACACCCAGGGGAGGTTCGTGCTGGGTCCGCGCCTGTCCGAGTTGTCCACCGCCGCAGGCGAGGACCGGCTGCTGGCCGTCGCCGGGCCGGTGCTGACCCAGTTGCGCGACCTGACCGGAGAGAGCGCGCAACTCTACCGGCGCCAGGGTGACGAGCGGGTCTGCGTGGCCGCGGCCGAGCGCGCGAGCGGGTTGCGCGACACCGTGCCGGTCGGCTCGGCACTGCCGATGATCGCCGGTTCGGCCGCGCAGATCCTGCTGGCCTGGGAGGAACCCGACCGCCTGCACCGGGGGCTGCGCGGCGCCAAGTTCACCGCGGCCACGCTGGCGAGCGTGCGGCGCAGGGGCTGGGCACACAGCGTCGGCGAGCGCGAGCAGGGTGTGGCCAGCGTCTCGGCGCCCGTCAGGGGCGCCGGAGGCAAGGTCGTGGCGGCGGTGTCGGTCTCCGGTCCGATCGAGCGCCTGACCCGCACCCCCGGCCGGATGCACGCCGCCCCCGTGGTCAGCGCCGCCGAACGGATCACCGAATCGATGCGCCGGGCCAACTGA
- a CDS encoding PaaI family thioesterase — protein sequence MTTTSQNRQTTSRTHSWVPPTVPAEVAELSGLEFLERLVDGRIAPPPITGTLGFRMTRVERGLAVFVGETGEHLYNPLGSVHGGYLATLLDSALGCAVMSELPVGRAYTTVQLNVNMVRPVFAGTGPLRCEGRTLHVGRTVATAQAQVVGEEDGKLYAHATTTCAVFPMR from the coding sequence GTGACGACGACCTCGCAGAACCGGCAGACGACCTCGCGGACCCACTCGTGGGTGCCGCCCACCGTTCCCGCGGAGGTGGCCGAGCTGTCGGGCCTGGAATTCCTGGAACGGCTGGTGGACGGCCGGATCGCCCCGCCCCCGATCACCGGCACGCTCGGCTTCCGGATGACCCGGGTGGAGCGCGGCCTGGCGGTCTTCGTGGGGGAGACGGGCGAGCACCTGTACAACCCGCTGGGCAGCGTGCACGGCGGCTACCTGGCCACCCTGCTCGACTCGGCCCTCGGATGCGCGGTGATGAGCGAGCTGCCGGTCGGCAGGGCGTACACCACGGTTCAGCTCAACGTGAACATGGTCCGGCCGGTCTTCGCCGGCACCGGCCCGCTGCGGTGCGAGGGCAGGACCCTGCACGTCGGCCGGACCGTCGCCACCGCGCAGGCGCAGGTCGTGGGGGAGGAGGACGGCAAGCTCTACGCCCACGCCACCACGACCTGCGCGGTGTTCCCGATGCGTTAG
- a CDS encoding winged helix-turn-helix transcriptional regulator, which translates to MNEYGQFCAVARALEILGERWTLLVVRELLLGSTRFNEIHQGLPNISKTMLSARLRTLERAGIVERRDRAYLLTAAGRALAGPVRALGEWAAEWDHRELALDPRLLAWDLHRRVHRDRLPENRTLVALNFPGARYFLHVRRPGVKLCGEDYGRTADLHVEADLKALTEYWIGERSWADVTRSGEVRLTGPAELRRAFPTWFSGYLLARTPPA; encoded by the coding sequence GTGAACGAGTACGGGCAGTTCTGCGCCGTCGCACGGGCGCTGGAGATCCTCGGTGAGCGCTGGACCCTGCTCGTGGTGCGCGAGCTGCTGCTGGGCTCGACCCGGTTCAACGAGATCCACCAGGGGCTGCCCAACATCTCCAAGACCATGCTGTCGGCCCGGCTCCGCACCCTGGAGAGGGCCGGGATCGTCGAGCGGCGGGACCGCGCCTACCTGCTCACCGCGGCGGGCAGGGCCCTGGCCGGGCCGGTGCGGGCCCTGGGTGAGTGGGCGGCGGAGTGGGACCACCGCGAGCTCGCCCTCGACCCGCGGCTGCTCGCCTGGGACCTGCACCGCAGGGTGCACCGCGACCGGCTCCCGGAGAACCGCACGCTGGTGGCGCTGAACTTCCCCGGGGCCCGCTACTTCCTTCACGTGCGCCGCCCGGGGGTGAAGCTGTGCGGGGAGGACTACGGGCGGACCGCCGACCTGCATGTGGAGGCCGACCTGAAGGCGCTCACCGAGTACTGGATCGGTGAGCGCTCCTGGGCCGACGTGACCCGCAGCGGGGAGGTCCGGCTGACCGGCCCCGCCGAACTGCGCCGGGCCTTCCCCACGTGGTTCTCCGGCTACCTCCTGGCCCGCACCCCGCCCGCGTAG
- a CDS encoding HU family DNA-binding protein produces the protein MNKKELVDAIADRVGDRKTATEAVNAVLDAIQTAVANGDKVSITGFGAFEMVHKPARTARNPSTGAEIDVAESWAPKFRPGSDFKELVNTGGKKVGKKK, from the coding sequence ATGAACAAGAAGGAACTCGTCGACGCCATCGCGGATCGGGTGGGCGATAGGAAGACGGCCACCGAGGCCGTGAACGCGGTGCTCGACGCCATCCAGACAGCCGTCGCCAACGGGGACAAGGTCTCCATCACGGGGTTCGGCGCCTTCGAGATGGTGCACAAGCCGGCCCGCACGGCCCGCAACCCCTCGACGGGTGCCGAGATCGACGTCGCAGAGAGCTGGGCACCGAAGTTCCGGCCCGGCTCCGACTTCAAGGAGCTCGTCAACACCGGCGGCAAGAAGGTCGGCAAGAAGAAGTAG
- a CDS encoding NAD(P)H-dependent glycerol-3-phosphate dehydrogenase, with product MTKAAVFGTGSWGTTFGMILAGTGTRTTLWGRRAEVVEAIDRRHENPDYLPGAVLPETLRATTDPAEALDGADFVVLAVPSQTLRENLTRWKPHLPPDALLVSLMKGIELGTTKRMSEVICEVAEVPQERVAVVSGPNLVGEIVRGQPAATVVACTDERAMERLQAACHLPPWFRPYTNPDVVGVELGGAVKNVIALAVGVAAGMGMGDNVGAMLMTRGLAEISRLGAALGADPHTFAGLAGMGDLVATCTSPLSRNRTFGENLGRGMTLAEVIAATKQTAEGVKSCESVLELARKHDVEMPITEVVVAVVHDAMPPSEAAVLLMSRTPKPERYGL from the coding sequence ATGACCAAGGCGGCTGTATTCGGCACGGGCTCGTGGGGCACGACGTTCGGCATGATCCTGGCCGGGACGGGCACCCGGACGACCCTGTGGGGCCGGCGGGCGGAGGTCGTCGAGGCGATCGACCGCCGTCACGAGAACCCCGACTACCTGCCCGGCGCCGTGCTGCCCGAGACCCTGCGCGCGACGACCGACCCGGCCGAGGCCCTGGACGGGGCCGACTTCGTGGTTCTCGCCGTGCCCTCCCAGACGCTGCGCGAGAACCTGACCCGCTGGAAGCCCCACCTGCCGCCCGACGCGCTGCTGGTCAGCCTCATGAAGGGCATCGAGCTCGGCACCACCAAGCGGATGAGCGAGGTCATCTGCGAGGTCGCGGAGGTGCCCCAGGAGCGGGTCGCGGTGGTGTCGGGGCCCAACCTGGTCGGTGAGATCGTCCGCGGTCAGCCCGCCGCGACCGTGGTCGCCTGCACCGACGAGCGGGCCATGGAACGCCTCCAGGCGGCCTGCCACCTGCCGCCGTGGTTCCGTCCCTACACCAACCCCGACGTCGTGGGCGTGGAGCTCGGTGGGGCCGTCAAGAACGTGATCGCGCTGGCGGTCGGCGTCGCGGCCGGGATGGGCATGGGCGACAACGTCGGAGCGATGCTGATGACACGCGGGCTGGCCGAGATCTCCCGGCTGGGTGCGGCGCTCGGCGCCGACCCGCACACCTTCGCCGGTCTGGCGGGCATGGGCGACCTGGTGGCGACCTGCACCTCCCCGCTGTCCAGGAACCGCACCTTCGGGGAGAACCTCGGGCGGGGGATGACCCTGGCCGAGGTGATCGCCGCCACCAAACAGACCGCCGAGGGCGTGAAGTCCTGCGAGTCGGTCCTGGAACTGGCCAGGAAGCACGACGTGGAGATGCCGATCACCGAGGTGGTGGTGGCGGTCGTCCACGACGCGATGCCCCCCAGCGAGGCCGCGGTGCTGCTGATGTCCCGCACCCCCAAGCCGGAACGGTACGGCCTCTGA
- a CDS encoding lysophospholipid acyltransferase family protein: MRRPGWPSRFWVAFAVTIVKPISWLLVKKDWRRGDLLPRTGGIIMVTNHLSWLDPLLIAHFLYNNGRWPVILAKSGLFSVPVIGHMVRALRAIPVYRGSDNAARSLEAARRGLAAGACVMFYPEGTCTRDPELWPMEGKTGAARLALETGAPVIPVAHWGAQEILPYGSRRPRPLPRKTFRVLAGPPVDLSRYEGRPLRADVLREATADIMAAITAQLAELRGEKPPETPFKRPSDK, from the coding sequence ATGAGACGCCCCGGGTGGCCATCGCGATTCTGGGTCGCCTTCGCCGTCACGATCGTCAAGCCGATCTCCTGGCTCCTGGTGAAGAAGGACTGGCGCCGCGGCGACCTCCTGCCCAGGACGGGCGGGATCATCATGGTGACCAACCACCTGTCGTGGCTGGACCCCCTCCTGATCGCGCACTTCCTCTACAACAACGGGCGCTGGCCGGTGATCCTCGCCAAGTCGGGCCTCTTCTCGGTGCCGGTGATCGGCCACATGGTGCGCGCGCTGCGGGCCATCCCGGTGTACCGGGGGAGCGACAACGCGGCGCGCTCGCTGGAGGCGGCGCGGCGCGGGCTCGCCGCCGGGGCGTGCGTGATGTTCTACCCGGAGGGCACCTGCACCCGCGACCCGGAGCTCTGGCCGATGGAGGGCAAGACCGGCGCGGCCCGGCTCGCCCTGGAGACCGGCGCGCCGGTGATCCCGGTGGCGCACTGGGGTGCGCAGGAGATCCTGCCCTACGGGAGCAGGCGGCCCAGGCCGCTGCCCCGCAAGACCTTCCGCGTGCTGGCCGGGCCGCCGGTCGACCTGTCCCGGTACGAGGGCCGGCCGCTCCGCGCCGACGTGCTGCGCGAGGCGACCGCCGACATCATGGCGGCGATCACCGCCCAGCTCGCCGAGCTCCGGGGCGAGAAGCCGCCGGAGACCCCCTTCAAGCGGCCTTCCGACAAGTGA